ATTTTCATCTCGGCTTCAGCCAAGAACATGAAGCTTCTGGTGGATGGGCATTTGATCGATCAAGATCAACAGCAAGTGCTGCTTCATAATGAACTGGTCCTTGTCACGCCGAAAACCGGCAGTGTCTCCGTCACCCGGCTTGCCGATTTGCAAAAGCCGGAATTTACTCATATTTCCATAGGCGAGCCGGGAGTCCCGGCGGGAGATTATACAAGGGAAGCGCTGGCTTTCTACAAAATCGGCAATGATCTGCAGGCCAAGCTCGTCCCCTGCAAGGATGTCCGACAGGTGCTGACCTATGTGGAATCGGGCAACGCGGAAGCCGGGTTTGTGTACAAAACGGATGCCCTTACAACGGATCAAGTCAAGATCGCCTTAACCGTCGACCCCCAAAGCTACAAAGCGATCGAATATCCGGTCGGGATTGTCAAGGCCACCCGTCATCCGAAGGAAGCCGCTGACTTCTATCATTTTCTGCAAGGTGCAGAGGCTCGGGCTGTTTTCCAAAAATACGGATTTTCCCTGCCGAAGTAGGTTTTGACATGAATAGTATATATGAGTTTGTGACTCCAATTCAACTTTCGATCCGAATCACAGCCGTCTCCAGCATCCTGGTTTTTATTCTGGGAGTTCCAGCCGCATGGTGGATGACAAGAAAACCGTTCAGGGGCAAAGTGTTTGTTGAGAATTTACTGATGCTGCCGCTGGTTCTTCCTCCAACCGTAATCGGCTTCATCCTCCTGCTGCTGCTGGGCAAAAACAGCATTCTCGGACGATTTGCGGAATGGTTGTTCGATCAACCGATTATTTTTTCCTGGTGGGCCGCCGTAATCGCTTCCGTAGTCGTTGCCTTTCCCCTGGTCTACCAAACCATGAAGGTCGGGTTTTCATCGATTGACAAGGAACTGGAGGATGCCGGGAGGTCTATTGGGGCCAACGAATGGCAGGTCTTTTTCTGGATCACCTTCCCTTTGGCCTGGCGTTCCTTGCTTTCCGCTTATATTCTCGGCTTCGGCAGAGGACTGGGGGAATTCGGCGCCACGTTGATGATTGCAGGCAATATTCCGGGCAGAACACAGACCGTTCCCACCGCAATTTATTTGGCGGTAGACACCGGAAATATGACTTTTGCCTGGTGGTGGACCGGTTCCATAATGCTGATTTCCTTTTTGATCTTGCTGCTGGTCAGCCGCACCAAATAACCGTATAATCTGAATAGATTGCGATTTTACTACTGCGATGCAGTCAGGAGTGCGGCGAATGAAAGCAATGGGTTCCATCGGGGCAGTGATCTTGGCGGCGGGTTTGTCAAGAAGAATGGGAGAACCGAAATTATTTCTTCCCTATCGGGGTAGACCGCTTTTTCTGCAAACGGTGGAGACTGCGGTATTGAGCGGATTGGACCCGATTGTTCTGGTCGTCGGCGAGCATGAGGAAGGCTTTCGGGAGCTCGTCTCCTTCCCACAAGTGACGATCCTCAAAAATGAAGAATATTCAACCGGAATGGGCAGCTCGCTGCGAGCCGGGTTCAAGCACATGGAGGGAAAGGCGGCTGCCTCTTTCGTATTTCTGGCCGATC
This sequence is a window from Ferviditalea candida. Protein-coding genes within it:
- the modA gene encoding molybdate ABC transporter substrate-binding protein, coding for MSPFSKNPSKSLFLILALTLLSVLWGCSGKSVETVPNGSDAKVDLTISAAASLTDSLQEIKSIYEKNNKSVQLNLNLGGSGALQQQIEQGAPADIFISASAKNMKLLVDGHLIDQDQQQVLLHNELVLVTPKTGSVSVTRLADLQKPEFTHISIGEPGVPAGDYTREALAFYKIGNDLQAKLVPCKDVRQVLTYVESGNAEAGFVYKTDALTTDQVKIALTVDPQSYKAIEYPVGIVKATRHPKEAADFYHFLQGAEARAVFQKYGFSLPK
- the modB gene encoding molybdate ABC transporter permease subunit, with the translated sequence MNSIYEFVTPIQLSIRITAVSSILVFILGVPAAWWMTRKPFRGKVFVENLLMLPLVLPPTVIGFILLLLLGKNSILGRFAEWLFDQPIIFSWWAAVIASVVVAFPLVYQTMKVGFSSIDKELEDAGRSIGANEWQVFFWITFPLAWRSLLSAYILGFGRGLGEFGATLMIAGNIPGRTQTVPTAIYLAVDTGNMTFAWWWTGSIMLISFLILLLVSRTK
- a CDS encoding nucleotidyltransferase family protein; this encodes MKAMGSIGAVILAAGLSRRMGEPKLFLPYRGRPLFLQTVETAVLSGLDPIVLVVGEHEEGFRELVSFPQVTILKNEEYSTGMGSSLRAGFKHMEGKAAASFVFLADQPFVPLPVPQEIIKRYRQERSNGYLIFQPKYMEQAGHPILFDAGLFHEFRELQGDIGGREIIRKYRDQCMPVHFRNESWGIDIDTPDDYEQALKLESRKLKGDAAE